In one window of Nocardiopsis aegyptia DNA:
- the rplF gene encoding 50S ribosomal protein L6 produces MSRIGRLPISAPKGVEVTINGQDVTVKGPKGELKHTVAEPITVSKDGEIISVARPDDKPENRSLHGLTRALLANLIEGVSKGYAKTLEIHGVGYRVQARGANLEFSLGYSHPVVIEPPEGISFRVEKPTILHVEGIDKQLVGQVAANIRGLRKPDPYKAKGVRYKGEHIRRKAGKAGK; encoded by the coding sequence ATGTCGCGAATCGGTCGACTGCCGATCTCGGCCCCCAAGGGCGTCGAAGTCACGATTAACGGGCAAGACGTCACTGTCAAGGGGCCGAAAGGCGAACTGAAGCACACCGTCGCCGAGCCGATCACCGTCTCCAAGGACGGAGAGATCATCTCGGTGGCGCGTCCCGACGACAAGCCGGAGAACCGCTCGCTGCACGGTCTGACCCGTGCGCTGCTCGCGAACCTCATCGAGGGCGTCTCCAAGGGCTACGCCAAGACGCTGGAGATCCACGGCGTGGGTTACCGCGTCCAGGCCCGAGGCGCCAACCTGGAGTTCTCGCTGGGCTACAGCCACCCCGTGGTGATCGAGCCTCCGGAGGGCATCAGCTTCCGCGTTGAGAAGCCGACGATCCTCCACGTCGAGGGCATCGACAAGCAGCTGGTGGGCCAGGTGGCCGCGAACATCCGCGGGCTGCGCAAGCCTGACCCGTACAAGGCCAAGGGCGTGCGGTACAAGGGTGAGCACATCCGCCGCAAGGCCGGAAAGGCTGGTAAGTAG
- the rplR gene encoding 50S ribosomal protein L18 gives MGITVSRKRTAKRATSRARRQFRVRKRIQGTAERPRLAVFRSSKHIVVQVIDDSRGHTLAAASTVEADVRGVDGTKSDKSVKVGQLIAQRAKDAGVSAVVFDRGGFQYSGRIAKLADAAREGGLEF, from the coding sequence ATGGGTATCACCGTGAGCCGCAAGCGGACCGCCAAGCGCGCCACCTCCCGTGCGCGTCGCCAGTTCCGCGTCCGCAAGCGGATCCAGGGCACCGCCGAGCGTCCCCGCCTGGCCGTGTTCCGCTCCTCCAAGCACATCGTCGTCCAGGTCATCGACGACTCCCGGGGCCACACGCTGGCCGCGGCCTCCACCGTTGAGGCCGACGTGCGCGGCGTGGACGGCACCAAGTCGGACAAGTCCGTCAAGGTCGGCCAGCTCATCGCCCAGCGTGCCAAGGACGCCGGCGTCTCCGCGGTCGTGTTCGACCGCGGAGGCTTCCAGTACTCCGGCCGTATTGCCAAGCTCGCCGACGCGGCGCGCGAGGGCGGACTGGAGTTCTAG
- the rpsE gene encoding 30S ribosomal protein S5 translates to MAAAPRRGAGGERRDRRDDRRGGAADKGVSYIEKVVTINRVAKVVKGGRRFSFTALVVVGDGNGMVGVGYGKAKEVPAAIAKGVEEAKKNFFRVPRIQGTIVHQVQGEDAAGVVMLRPAAPGTGVIAGGPVRAVLECAGIHDVLSKSLGSSNPLNIVHATVAALKGINQPEEIAARRGLPIEDVAPAAMLRARAEAKAGA, encoded by the coding sequence ATGGCTGCAGCACCGCGGCGCGGCGCCGGTGGCGAGCGGCGTGATCGCCGTGACGATCGCCGCGGCGGCGCCGCAGACAAGGGTGTCTCCTACATCGAGAAGGTCGTGACCATCAACCGGGTCGCGAAGGTCGTCAAGGGCGGCCGTCGCTTCTCCTTCACCGCTCTCGTCGTCGTCGGTGACGGCAACGGCATGGTCGGTGTCGGTTACGGCAAGGCCAAGGAGGTCCCGGCCGCGATCGCCAAGGGTGTCGAGGAGGCGAAGAAGAACTTCTTCCGCGTCCCCCGCATCCAGGGCACGATCGTGCACCAGGTCCAGGGCGAGGACGCCGCTGGCGTCGTCATGCTCCGTCCGGCCGCTCCGGGTACCGGTGTGATCGCCGGCGGCCCCGTGCGCGCCGTCCTTGAGTGCGCCGGCATCCACGACGTGCTGAGCAAGTCGCTCGGCTCGTCCAACCCGCTGAACATCGTGCACGCCACGGTCGCGGCTCTCAAGGGCATCAACCAGCCCGAGGAGATCGCCGCCCGTCGTGGCCTGCCGATCGAGGACGTCGCCCCGGCCGCCATGCTCCGTGCTCGCGCTGAGGCGAAGGCAGGAGCCTGA
- the rpsH gene encoding 30S ribosomal protein S8, with protein MTMTDPIADMLTRLRNANSAYHDTVTMPFSKIKAHIAEILQQEGFIQGWRTEEAPVGKSLVLELKYGPTRERSIAGIRRVSKPGLRVYAKKENLPRVLGGLGVAIISTSGGLMTNKQAKKRGVGGEVLAYVW; from the coding sequence ATGACGATGACCGACCCGATCGCAGACATGCTGACTCGTCTGCGCAACGCGAACTCGGCTTACCACGACACCGTGACGATGCCGTTTTCCAAGATCAAGGCGCACATCGCCGAGATCCTCCAGCAGGAGGGCTTCATTCAGGGCTGGCGGACCGAGGAGGCCCCCGTGGGCAAGAGCCTCGTCCTCGAACTGAAGTACGGCCCCACCCGTGAGCGTTCGATCGCGGGCATCCGCCGGGTCTCCAAGCCCGGTCTGCGGGTGTACGCCAAGAAGGAGAACCTGCCGCGGGTGCTGGGTGGCCTCGGTGTGGCGATCATTTCGACGTCCGGTGGCCTGATGACGAACAAGCAGGCCAAGAAGCGTGGCGTTGGCGGCGAAGTTCTCGCCTACGTCTGGTAA
- the rpsC gene encoding 30S ribosomal protein S3 encodes MGQKVNPHGFRLGITTDFKSRWYADKSYKDYVKEDVAIRRMLTRGMERAGISKVEIERTRDRVRVDVYTARPGIVIGRRGVEADRIRTDLEKLTGKQVQLNVFEVKNPEIDAQLVAQGVAEQLSSRVAFRRAMRKAMQTAMKSGAKGIRIQCGGRLGGAEMSRSEFYREGRVPLHTLRADIDYGFFEARTTFGRIGVKVWIYKGDAPATRAEREAAQAAQRSAGGGGGGGQRRERPQRRRRGGAAPGGAQQQGAEAKAPAESAKTEGS; translated from the coding sequence GTGGGGCAGAAGGTAAACCCGCACGGGTTCCGCCTCGGCATCACCACCGACTTCAAGAGTCGGTGGTACGCGGACAAGTCCTACAAGGACTATGTCAAGGAAGACGTGGCGATCCGTCGGATGCTGACCCGTGGCATGGAGCGCGCGGGCATCTCCAAGGTCGAGATCGAGCGCACCCGTGACCGTGTTCGCGTGGACGTCTACACCGCCCGGCCGGGCATCGTCATCGGCCGCCGCGGCGTGGAGGCCGACCGCATCCGGACGGATCTCGAGAAGCTGACCGGCAAGCAGGTCCAGCTGAACGTCTTCGAGGTGAAGAACCCCGAGATCGACGCGCAGCTCGTCGCCCAGGGCGTCGCCGAGCAGCTGAGCAGCCGCGTGGCGTTCCGCCGCGCGATGCGCAAGGCGATGCAGACCGCGATGAAGAGCGGTGCCAAGGGCATCCGTATCCAGTGCGGTGGACGCCTGGGCGGGGCTGAGATGTCCCGCTCGGAGTTCTACCGCGAGGGCCGGGTCCCGCTGCACACGCTGCGCGCCGACATCGACTACGGCTTCTTCGAGGCCCGTACGACGTTCGGTCGCATCGGCGTGAAGGTGTGGATCTACAAGGGTGACGCTCCCGCGACCCGCGCCGAGCGCGAGGCGGCCCAGGCCGCCCAGCGTTCCGCCGGCGGTGGCGGTGGCGGCGGCCAGCGTCGCGAGCGCCCGCAGCGGCGTCGTCGCGGCGGTGCCGCTCCCGGTGGCGCCCAGCAGCAGGGAGCCGAGGCCAAGGCCCCGGCCGAGTCCGCGAAGACCGAGGGGAGCTGA
- the rpsQ gene encoding 30S ribosomal protein S17 translates to MSENQTATRNYRKVREGYVVSDKMDKTVVVEVEDRIKHAMYGKVIRRTTKYKAHDEANSCGVGDRVRLMETRPLSATKRWRVVEILEKAK, encoded by the coding sequence ATGAGTGAGAACCAGACCGCGACCCGCAACTACCGCAAGGTGCGCGAGGGCTACGTCGTCAGCGACAAGATGGACAAGACCGTCGTCGTCGAGGTCGAAGACCGCATCAAGCACGCCATGTACGGCAAGGTCATCCGTCGGACGACCAAGTACAAGGCGCACGACGAGGCGAACTCCTGTGGCGTCGGTGACCGGGTCCGTTTGATGGAGACCCGGCCGCTTTCCGCGACGAAGCGTTGGCGCGTCGTGGAGATCCTGGAGAAGGCTAAGTAA
- the rpsS gene encoding 30S ribosomal protein S19: MPRSLKKGPFVDDHLIKKVEVQNEKGTKNVIKTWSRRSMIVPEMIGHTIAVHDGRKHVPVFVSESMVGHKLGEFAPTRTFRSHVKEDRRSRR; encoded by the coding sequence ATGCCACGTAGCCTTAAGAAGGGTCCCTTCGTCGACGACCACCTCATCAAGAAGGTGGAAGTCCAGAACGAGAAGGGGACCAAGAACGTCATCAAGACGTGGTCCCGGCGGTCCATGATCGTCCCGGAGATGATCGGTCACACGATCGCCGTCCACGATGGCCGCAAGCACGTCCCCGTGTTCGTGTCCGAGTCGATGGTCGGCCACAAGCTCGGCGAGTTCGCTCCCACGCGTACTTTCCGTAGCCACGTCAAGGAAGACCGCCGTAGCCGCCGTTAG
- the rplP gene encoding 50S ribosomal protein L16, giving the protein MLIPRKVKYRKQHHPDLRGKAKGGTSVNFGEFGIQALESAYVTNRQIESARIAMTRHIKRGGKVWINIFPDRPLTKKPAEVRMGSGKGSPEWWVAPVKPGRVMFELSGVPEAVAKEAMRRAMHKLPMKCKFVKREGE; this is encoded by the coding sequence GTGCTTATTCCTCGTAAGGTCAAGTACCGCAAGCAGCACCACCCGGACCTGCGCGGCAAGGCCAAGGGCGGCACGTCGGTCAACTTCGGCGAGTTCGGCATCCAGGCTCTGGAGTCGGCCTACGTCACCAACCGGCAGATCGAGTCCGCTCGTATCGCCATGACCCGGCACATCAAGCGTGGCGGCAAGGTGTGGATCAACATCTTCCCGGACCGCCCGCTGACCAAGAAGCCGGCCGAGGTCCGCATGGGTTCCGGTAAGGGCTCGCCCGAGTGGTGGGTCGCCCCGGTCAAGCCCGGCCGTGTGATGTTCGAGCTGTCGGGCGTGCCCGAGGCCGTGGCGAAGGAAGCCATGCGCCGTGCGATGCACAAGCTCCCGATGAAGTGCAAGTTTGTTAAGCGGGAGGGGGAGTGA
- a CDS encoding type Z 30S ribosomal protein S14 codes for MAKKSLIAKAQRKPKFGVRAYTRCSRCGRPRAVFRKFGLCRICFREMAHRGELPGITKSSW; via the coding sequence ATGGCTAAGAAGTCCCTGATCGCGAAGGCGCAGCGGAAGCCGAAGTTCGGCGTTCGTGCGTATACTCGATGCTCTCGGTGCGGCCGTCCGCGCGCCGTCTTCCGGAAGTTCGGCCTGTGCCGTATCTGCTTCCGCGAGATGGCGCACCGCGGCGAGCTGCCCGGTATCACCAAGTCGAGCTGGTAG
- the rplX gene encoding 50S ribosomal protein L24: MKIKSGDEVIVIAGKDKGATGKVVKALPKEDRVVVEGVNLVKKHRKANPAGGQQGEVVTKEAPIHVSNVALAEDGKASRVGYRFEEDGTKVRVSRRTGKDI; this comes from the coding sequence ATGAAGATCAAATCTGGCGACGAGGTCATCGTCATCGCCGGCAAGGACAAGGGTGCCACCGGCAAGGTCGTCAAGGCCCTGCCGAAGGAAGACCGTGTCGTCGTCGAGGGCGTCAACCTGGTCAAGAAGCACAGGAAGGCCAACCCGGCGGGCGGCCAGCAGGGCGAGGTCGTCACCAAGGAGGCCCCCATCCACGTGAGCAACGTTGCGCTCGCGGAGGACGGCAAGGCGTCCCGGGTGGGCTACCGCTTCGAGGAAGACGGAACCAAGGTTCGGGTCTCCCGCCGCACCGGTAAGGACATCTGA
- the rplV gene encoding 50S ribosomal protein L22 → MGTRAQARFVRVTPRKARRVVDLIRGLPADEAQAVLRFAPQSASEPVGKVLASAIANAEHNDKLDRETLVVEGAWVDEGPTLKRIRPRGFGRAFRVTKRTSHITVVVAENSGASSKTKERTR, encoded by the coding sequence ATGGGAACGAGGGCACAGGCACGGTTCGTCCGTGTTACGCCCCGGAAGGCCCGCCGGGTGGTGGACCTTATTCGCGGGTTGCCCGCTGACGAGGCACAGGCGGTGCTCCGGTTCGCGCCCCAGTCGGCGAGCGAGCCTGTTGGCAAGGTACTGGCCAGTGCTATCGCCAACGCTGAGCACAATGACAAGCTGGACCGCGAGACGCTGGTGGTCGAGGGCGCGTGGGTGGACGAAGGTCCGACCCTCAAGCGCATTCGTCCGCGAGGCTTCGGCCGCGCTTTCCGGGTGACCAAGCGCACCAGCCACATCACTGTGGTGGTCGCTGAGAACTCGGGCGCCTCGTCCAAGACGAAGGAAAGGACCCGATAG
- the tuf gene encoding elongation factor Tu, with product MAKEKFERTKPHVNIGTIGHIDHGKTTLTAAITKVLHDAYPELNPFTPFEDIDNAPEERERGITISVAHVEYQTEARHYAHVDCPGHADYVKNMITGAAQMDGAILVVAATDGPMPQTKEHVLLARQVGVPAIVVALNKADMVDDEEIFELVELEVRELLSEYEFPGDDVPVTKVSALKALEGDAEWGQKVLELMGTVDSFIPEPERDTEKPFLMPIEDVFSITGRGTVVTGRIERGIVNVNETVDIVGIKEDKQTTTVTGVEMFRKLLDQGQAGDNVGLLLRGIKREDVERGQVVIKPGTTTPHTEFEGQVVILSKDEGGRHTPFFNNYRPQFYFRTTDVTGVVTLPEGTEMVMPGDNTEMSVQLIQPVAMEEGLKFAIREGGRTVGAGRVTKIIK from the coding sequence GTGGCGAAGGAAAAGTTCGAGCGGACTAAGCCGCACGTCAACATCGGCACCATCGGTCACATTGACCACGGCAAGACCACGCTGACCGCGGCCATCACCAAGGTGCTGCACGACGCGTACCCGGAGCTGAACCCGTTCACCCCGTTCGAGGACATCGACAACGCTCCTGAGGAGCGCGAGCGCGGTATCACCATCTCCGTCGCCCACGTCGAGTACCAGACCGAGGCGCGTCACTACGCCCACGTCGACTGCCCCGGTCACGCCGACTACGTGAAGAACATGATCACGGGTGCGGCGCAGATGGACGGCGCCATCCTGGTCGTCGCCGCGACCGACGGTCCGATGCCGCAGACCAAGGAGCACGTCCTCCTGGCCCGCCAGGTCGGCGTCCCCGCCATCGTCGTCGCCCTGAACAAGGCCGACATGGTGGACGACGAGGAGATCTTCGAGCTCGTCGAGCTCGAGGTCCGCGAGCTGCTCAGCGAGTACGAGTTCCCCGGTGACGACGTTCCGGTCACCAAGGTCTCCGCGCTCAAGGCCCTCGAGGGCGACGCCGAGTGGGGCCAGAAGGTGCTCGAGCTCATGGGCACCGTCGACAGCTTCATCCCGGAGCCCGAGCGGGACACCGAGAAGCCCTTCCTCATGCCGATCGAGGACGTGTTCTCGATCACCGGTCGCGGCACCGTCGTCACCGGCCGCATCGAGCGCGGTATCGTCAACGTCAACGAGACCGTTGACATCGTCGGTATCAAGGAAGACAAGCAGACCACCACCGTCACCGGTGTTGAGATGTTCCGCAAGCTGCTCGACCAGGGCCAGGCCGGTGACAACGTCGGTCTGCTCCTGCGCGGCATCAAGCGCGAGGACGTCGAGCGCGGCCAGGTCGTCATCAAGCCCGGCACGACCACCCCGCACACCGAGTTCGAGGGCCAGGTCGTCATCCTGTCCAAGGACGAGGGTGGCCGGCACACGCCGTTCTTCAACAACTACCGCCCCCAGTTCTACTTCCGCACCACGGACGTCACCGGCGTCGTGACGCTGCCGGAGGGCACTGAGATGGTCATGCCCGGTGACAACACCGAGATGTCCGTCCAGCTGATCCAGCCGGTCGCGATGGAAGAGGGTCTGAAGTTCGCCATCCGCGAGGGTGGCCGGACCGTGGGCGCCGGTCGCGTCACGAAGATCATCAAGTAG
- the rplN gene encoding 50S ribosomal protein L14 — translation MIQQESRLKVADNTGAREILTIRVLGGSGRRYAGIGDTIVATVKDAQPGAAVKKGDVVKAVVVRTVKERRRPDGSYIRFDENAAVLIKDGGDPRGTRIFGPVGRELRDKKYMRIISLAPEVL, via the coding sequence GTGATTCAGCAGGAGTCGCGACTCAAGGTCGCCGACAACACGGGTGCCAGGGAGATCCTGACCATCCGTGTACTCGGTGGCTCGGGTCGGCGCTACGCCGGGATCGGCGACACGATCGTCGCCACGGTGAAGGACGCCCAGCCTGGCGCTGCAGTCAAGAAGGGCGACGTCGTCAAGGCCGTTGTCGTGCGCACCGTCAAGGAGCGCCGCCGGCCCGACGGCTCCTACATCCGCTTCGATGAGAACGCTGCCGTGCTCATCAAGGACGGTGGGGACCCGCGAGGCACCCGCATCTTCGGCCCGGTGGGCCGTGAGCTGCGTGACAAGAAGTACATGCGCATTATTTCGCTGGCGCCGGAGGTGCTGTAG
- the rpsJ gene encoding 30S ribosomal protein S10: MAGQKIRIRLKAYDHEVIDSSARKIVETVTRTGAQVAGPVPLPTEKNVYCVIRSPHKYKDSREHFEMRTHKRLIDIIDPTPKTVDSLMRLDLPAGVDIEIKL; this comes from the coding sequence ATGGCGGGACAGAAGATCCGCATTCGGCTAAAGGCCTATGACCACGAGGTCATCGACAGCTCGGCGCGCAAGATCGTTGAGACTGTGACGCGAACTGGCGCACAGGTCGCGGGCCCGGTGCCGCTGCCGACGGAGAAGAACGTTTACTGCGTCATCCGATCGCCGCACAAGTACAAGGACTCGCGCGAGCACTTCGAGATGCGCACCCACAAGCGGCTGATCGACATCATCGACCCCACGCCGAAGACAGTCGACTCGCTCATGCGACTCGACCTCCCGGCCGGCGTTGACATCGAGATCAAGCTTTAA
- the rplC gene encoding 50S ribosomal protein L3 — translation MATKQIKGVLGEKLGMTQVFDDAGKMVPVTVLKAGPCVVSRIRTPDTDGYSAVQIGYGQINPRKVNKPLGDYLRKNELTPRRHYVEVRTTDATEYTLGQEVTADSFEIGEKVDVTGKSKGKGFAGVMKRHGFRGLSATHGTQRKHRSPGSIGGCATPGRVFKGMRMAGRMGNVRKTIQNLTVHSVDAEKGLILVKGAVPGPNGGLVLVRTAVKGDK, via the coding sequence ATGGCCACCAAGCAGATCAAGGGAGTTCTGGGCGAGAAGCTCGGCATGACCCAGGTCTTCGACGACGCGGGCAAGATGGTGCCCGTGACGGTTCTGAAGGCCGGTCCGTGCGTCGTCAGCCGCATCCGGACTCCCGACACCGACGGATACTCCGCTGTCCAGATCGGTTACGGGCAGATCAACCCGCGCAAGGTCAACAAGCCGCTCGGCGACTACCTGCGCAAGAACGAGTTGACCCCGCGCCGCCACTACGTCGAGGTCCGCACGACCGACGCCACCGAGTACACGCTCGGCCAGGAGGTCACCGCGGACAGCTTCGAGATCGGCGAGAAGGTCGACGTCACGGGCAAGAGCAAGGGCAAGGGCTTCGCCGGTGTGATGAAGCGCCACGGTTTCCGTGGTCTCTCCGCCACGCACGGCACGCAGCGCAAGCACCGCTCGCCCGGTTCCATCGGCGGCTGCGCCACACCCGGCCGCGTTTTCAAGGGCATGCGGATGGCCGGGCGCATGGGCAACGTGCGCAAGACCATCCAGAACCTGACCGTGCACTCCGTCGACGCGGAGAAGGGCCTCATCCTGGTCAAGGGTGCTGTGCCCGGTCCCAACGGCGGTCTGGTGCTTGTCCGTACCGCTGTGAAGGGGGACAAGTAA
- the rplD gene encoding 50S ribosomal protein L4, translated as MAQIEVKNPEGGAKGSVELPESVFAQKVSIPLIHQVVNGQMAAGRQGTHATKTRGEVRGGGKKPYRQKGTGRARQGSIRAPQYTGGGTVHGPQPRDYSQRTPKKMKAAALRGALTDRANHGRIHVVSHFVAEDAVGKLTQTALKALRQVTESDKVLVVLAREDEHNRRALRNLGEVHILDADQVNTYDVLYSDDVVFTEAGYAEFLAHAAGTSKAAESEEDDQ; from the coding sequence ATGGCCCAGATCGAGGTCAAGAACCCCGAGGGCGGCGCCAAGGGCAGCGTCGAGCTGCCGGAGAGCGTCTTCGCCCAGAAGGTCAGCATCCCGCTGATCCATCAGGTCGTGAACGGTCAGATGGCCGCCGGCCGCCAGGGCACGCACGCCACCAAGACCCGCGGTGAAGTCCGCGGCGGTGGCAAGAAGCCCTACCGCCAGAAGGGCACCGGCCGGGCCCGTCAGGGCTCGATCCGCGCCCCGCAGTACACCGGTGGTGGAACCGTTCACGGTCCCCAGCCGCGTGACTACAGCCAGCGGACCCCGAAGAAGATGAAGGCCGCCGCCCTGCGCGGAGCCCTCACCGACCGGGCCAACCACGGCCGCATCCACGTCGTCAGCCACTTCGTGGCCGAGGACGCGGTCGGCAAGCTCACGCAGACCGCTCTGAAGGCGCTGCGTCAGGTGACCGAGTCCGACAAGGTCCTGGTCGTCCTGGCCCGCGAGGACGAGCACAACCGGCGCGCCCTGCGCAACCTCGGCGAGGTGCACATCCTCGACGCGGACCAGGTGAACACCTACGACGTCCTGTACTCGGACGACGTGGTCTTCACCGAGGCGGGCTACGCCGAGTTCCTGGCCCACGCGGCCGGCACCTCCAAGGCCGCTGAGTCCGAGGAGGACGACCAGTGA
- the rplB gene encoding 50S ribosomal protein L2, with amino-acid sequence MGIRKYKPTTPGRRGSSVSDFVEITRSEPEKSLVRPLHSKGGRNGHGRITARHQGGGHKRAYRVIDFRRHDKDGVPAKVAHIEYDPNRTARIALLHYVDGEKRYILAPAGLKQGDRVENGPQSDIKPGNCLPLRNIPTGTFVHAVELKPGGGAKLGRSAGSQIQLLAKEGRYATLRMPSGEMRMVEITCRATVGQVGNAEQSNINWGKAGRSRWKGKRPTVRGVVMNPVDHPHGGGEGKTSGGRHPVSPWGKKEGRTRTKGKASDKLIVRRRRSGKKKR; translated from the coding sequence ATGGGCATTCGTAAGTACAAGCCGACGACGCCGGGTCGTCGCGGTTCGAGCGTGAGCGACTTCGTCGAGATCACGCGCTCCGAGCCGGAGAAGTCCCTGGTGCGTCCGCTCCACTCCAAGGGTGGGCGAAACGGCCACGGTCGGATCACCGCCCGCCACCAGGGTGGCGGCCACAAGCGCGCCTACCGCGTGATCGACTTCCGTCGTCACGACAAGGACGGCGTTCCGGCCAAGGTCGCTCACATCGAGTACGACCCCAACCGCACCGCTCGCATCGCCCTGCTGCACTACGTGGACGGTGAGAAGCGCTACATTCTGGCGCCCGCCGGCCTCAAGCAGGGGGACCGGGTCGAGAACGGCCCGCAGTCCGACATCAAGCCGGGCAACTGCCTCCCGCTGCGCAACATCCCCACGGGTACGTTCGTGCACGCGGTCGAGCTGAAGCCGGGCGGCGGCGCCAAGCTGGGCCGTTCCGCCGGGTCCCAGATCCAGCTGCTCGCCAAGGAGGGCCGGTACGCCACGCTGCGTATGCCCTCCGGCGAGATGCGCATGGTGGAGATCACCTGCCGCGCGACCGTTGGACAGGTCGGCAACGCCGAGCAGTCCAACATCAACTGGGGCAAGGCCGGCCGCTCGCGGTGGAAGGGCAAGCGCCCGACCGTCCGCGGTGTGGTCATGAACCCGGTCGACCACCCGCACGGTGGTGGTGAGGGCAAGACCTCCGGTGGTCGCCACCCGGTCAGCCCCTGGGGCAAGAAGGAAGGCCGGACCCGGACCAAGGGCAAGGCCAGCGACAAGCTGATCGTGCGGCGTCGGCGTAGCGGTAAGAAGAAGCGGTAA
- the rplE gene encoding 50S ribosomal protein L5, producing the protein MTVTNDITAPPMPRLKEKYRNEIVAALKEEHDIANIMQVPGLTKIVVNMGVGEAARDAKLIQGAIADLSAITGQKPKINRAKNSIAQFKLREGQPIGASATLRGDRMWEFLDRLLSLALPRIRDFRGLSPKQFDGNGNYTFGLTEQVMFHEVDPDKVDRQRGMDITVVTTATTDDQGRSLLKRLGFPFKEA; encoded by the coding sequence ATGACGGTTACCAACGACATCACGGCCCCTCCGATGCCGAGGCTGAAGGAGAAGTACCGTAACGAGATCGTCGCTGCTCTCAAGGAAGAGCACGACATCGCCAACATCATGCAGGTCCCCGGTCTGACGAAGATCGTGGTCAACATGGGTGTCGGCGAGGCCGCTCGTGACGCGAAGCTGATCCAGGGCGCGATCGCCGACCTGTCGGCGATCACCGGGCAGAAGCCGAAGATCAACCGTGCCAAGAACTCCATCGCGCAGTTCAAGCTGCGCGAGGGCCAGCCGATCGGCGCCAGCGCCACGCTGCGCGGCGACCGGATGTGGGAGTTCCTGGACCGGCTGCTCTCGCTCGCCCTGCCCCGGATCCGGGACTTCCGTGGACTCTCCCCGAAGCAGTTCGACGGGAACGGGAACTACACCTTCGGTCTGACCGAGCAGGTCATGTTCCATGAGGTGGACCCGGACAAGGTCGACCGGCAGCGTGGGATGGACATCACGGTTGTCACCACGGCCACGACCGATGACCAGGGCCGCAGCCTGCTCAAGCGGCTCGGTTTCCCGTTCAAGGAAGCCTGA
- the rpmC gene encoding 50S ribosomal protein L29, whose translation MAKSVTAQELRDQSVEDLVAKLKEAKTELFNLRFQAATGQLDNHSRLRTVKREIARIYTILREHELGIVPLSGESAEETKEAAE comes from the coding sequence ATGGCGAAGTCCGTGACTGCCCAGGAGCTGCGTGACCAGTCCGTCGAGGACCTGGTCGCCAAGCTCAAGGAAGCGAAGACCGAGCTCTTCAACCTCCGCTTCCAGGCCGCCACAGGCCAGCTCGACAACCACAGCCGGCTGCGTACCGTCAAGCGAGAGATCGCGCGGATCTACACGATCCTCCGGGAGCACGAGCTGGGCATCGTCCCGCTGTCTGGTGAGTCGGCTGAGGAGACGAAGGAAGCAGCCGAATGA
- the rplW gene encoding 50S ribosomal protein L23 — MRIADHRDIIVEPVISEKSYGLMDSNKYTFIVRPDANKTQIKIAIEKIFEVKVTSVNTINRKGKRKRTRFGYGKRPDTKRAIVSVAEGDRIDIFGV, encoded by the coding sequence GTGAGGATCGCTGACCACCGCGACATCATCGTCGAGCCGGTGATCTCCGAGAAGAGCTACGGGCTCATGGACTCGAACAAGTACACGTTCATCGTCCGCCCCGACGCCAACAAGACGCAGATCAAGATCGCCATCGAGAAGATCTTCGAAGTGAAGGTCACCTCGGTGAACACGATCAACCGCAAGGGCAAGCGCAAGCGCACCCGCTTCGGTTACGGGAAGCGTCCCGACACCAAGCGCGCGATCGTCAGCGTCGCCGAAGGCGACCGGATCGACATCTTCGGTGTCTGA